A part of Vulpes lagopus strain Blue_001 chromosome 4, ASM1834538v1, whole genome shotgun sequence genomic DNA contains:
- the LOC121488670 gene encoding uncharacterized protein LOC121488670 isoform X2 — MGWRFASGSARHFCWPGQAHPGACDQPEPRSHQARCPSSSQASPGLSHGRIRRVRRAATAPLCTGALFKFQRESHLLQFQWLRHCWAWPLDGRHTARGKEIVCGHFGAWESAMPPRSPKEREIEISMNRTNEYNWGRISGRGERAWPYGMKYINGANFGTQLDLEEQRIFHGKNPKDATCICFFMTRKQGLQQKRPVKGIPKMKKGSHRGQLAAEPESKSRWRNPRKNFLGKKWSRNHITEVQMLETRPG, encoded by the exons ATGGGATGGCGGTTTGCATCAGGCTCAGCCAGACACTTCTGCTGGCCTGGGCAGGCTCACCCAGGTGCCTGTGATCAGCCGGAGCCACGGAGCCATCAGGCCAGGTGTCCCTCGTCGTCACAGGCTAGCCCGGGCTTGTCCCATGGTCGCATCCGCAGAGTGCGAAGAGCAGCGACAGCCCCACTGTGTACAGGAGCACTTTTTAAGTTTCAGCGAGAGTCACATTTGCTACAGTTCCAATGGCTGAGGCATTGTTGGGCTTGGCCATTGGATGGTAGACACACTGCCAGGGGGAAAGAAATAGTTTGTGGCCACTTTGGCGCATGGGAAAGTGCAATGCCACCCCGTTCCCCCAAGGAACGAGAAATAGAGATATCAATGAACAGAACTAATGAATATAACTGGGGAAGAATTTCTGGGAGAGGGGAAAGAGCATGGCCATATGGGATGAAATACATAAATGGAGCCAACTTCGGAACTCAGCTTGACTTAGAAGAACAAAGAATTTTCCATGGCAAGAACCCCAAG GATGCTACTTGCATATGCTTCTTCATGACACGGAAACAGGGACTCCAACAGAAGAGACCAGTCAAGGGAATTCCTAAGATGAAGAAGGGCAGTCACAGAGGACAGCTGGCAGCAGAGCCTGAAAGCAAGTCCAGATGGAGGAATCCAAGGAAGAATTTCCTGGGAAAAAAATGGAGCAGAAATCATATAACAG